In Luteibaculum oceani, the genomic window GAAACTCCTCTGGGTTTTGCTTTTTTTCGCAGGAGAATAAGGCCAAGGCACCGAGGCCTAACAGAAATAGATTACGCATAGTAAAATGTAATTTGCCGTAAATATAGGCAGCTTGCTAGATTATTTTTTATACCTGAAAATGATGTCTCGGTTTGGGATTTTTTCATTTCCAGGGGTGATAATTAACTCTCTAATTTTCGTAGGTCTAGAATTGGAATCTACCTCGTATTGATATTGGCGAATAAGGGTTCCACTAGATTGGTTTGTGGTTACCATTTTGGGTAGCTCTTGACTATGCAAAAATGGCACCTCCATAATATCGAAGTTTAACGGTGCTAGTAGTTGGTATAGCGGATTTAAAATTGGATTCTCAGCAGCGGATAGGAATACCGTTTTTTTAAGGGTTGCGCTTTTTAAGTTTTCCCGTTTGTCCTGCATGTTTTGAACCTTCATAAAGTTTTTCCAAGCTTCTACCGTTTTTTGCTTGCTACCCATTGCAACATTGTTGCTATGATTCCCATTGCTGTCCAAAGCAATAGTTAAGGAATCTGATCTATAGTAGTAAACTTCGTATTGAGATAGGTAATTACCTGTATATGAGAAAGTTGATGAGTCTGAATAGATTTCAACTGTACAAGTTCTAGTGTTCTGATTCACCACAGAATCCGATTCGATTTCAGCGGTGTAGTACGGTACATTCCCCCCGCTATTTTGAGGATATTCGGCTTTATAACCTGTTTTCAGATCGGTTATAACATATAAGTTTTTGTTAATAGTGGAATTGAGGATGAATTCTCCGGATCCAGGCTCTTTTACAGCATTAATCCAGCCGTTTGGTCCATAACTATATTCTCCTTCAATTTTCTGACTAAAACCATTGTCATCCCAAAATGAGTGGATGGAAAGGATATTTCCATTGTACAGTTCCAACAAATCTATTCTAGCCGAATCGGTAATTACTTCAACCTCCTCGTTACCCTGGGTTTCCAGCGTTATGTTATAAAAGGAGACGTTAGCCAATTCGTACTTAGAATTTCGAGATGGCCCCAAGTCTTTTGGGATGTTGTCTAGATTGAGCTCATTTTTGGTGCAACCAAAAGTAGCCAATAAGGCCGCGGTAAAAACTAACTTCTTCATGGGTAATGGGGTAAGGTTGTGGACTAAGTTAAGGGATAAAAAGCAAAAAGGCCTCATAGAGGCCTTTTACATTAATTGAACATTCTTACATTTTCAAAGTTCAAATTTTATTGAGTCTTGTTGGTTTCTTCCACCTCTTCTTTTGGCTGGTAACCAAAAAGTCTGTTTTCCTTAATAATATTATCAACGTATCCAGGTACCATTTCTTCCCAACCCGATTCTCCGTTTTTAATCATTGCAAGTACTTTTCTCGAGTAGATATTTAGTACAGTTGGATCGAAATCTTCTAAATCTACGATTCGCTTATTGCTTACAAGGTAGTCGTATAATGGTTTATGGCGATAATGTATAGGGCAATTAGAAGAGTTTAGAACTTCGTCTTTTTCTTCATCCAACTGTGGATACATGTAAATTTTTAGATCTCGCATAAAGAGTATACCAAACGCCTCTAGCATTCCACCTGCCAGATTGCGATAGTAGCGCTCTTTAAAGAGCTCTAACATGTTGGTAACTCCCATAATAAGTCCCATTCTTCGCTGTGTGAAGTTGGAGAAATATTTAATGAGCTTGTAGTATTCTTGGTAGTTGGATATCAGAACGGTTTGTCCGAGAGAGCAAAGGATATCTGCTCTATCTAGGAAGTCTTTTTCGTCTATTTCCCCTTCAGCACGGAGGTTGTTTAAGGTGATTTCAAATAGCACCATTAAACGGTCTTTATCCACCTTTTCATCAGCAATAAATTTGCTGTAACCATTCATGATCATATCAATGTTCACGTTGGTAACAGGTCTAAAGCTACCGCGAATGGCTAGAATGTTTTTCTTGTAAAGCGCATCGGAGGGTTGAAGGTTTTTACCGTCTGGACCGAACATAACCGCTTCGGTCATACCGTTTTTAACCAGTTGAAGACTTAACAAGCGGTTGTCTACATTTTTAAATGCAGGACCTTCCATGTTAATCATATCAATTTCGATATGATCTCTTGAAAGGTTGTCGTAAAGTGATTTTAGCAGCTCTCTGGGATCCTCGTGATAGTTATAACATCCATATAGTAAGTTAACCCCGATATCTCCAATTTTTTCTTGCTGGATTCCACTGTCGTTATCGTGCAGGCGAACGTGCAGGATAACATCAGAAGGCGCTTCATCGGCGTGTCTTTGAAAACGCATTCCTATCCAACCATGGCCTTTAGCCGTTTTACGGTAGTCGATAGTTGTAACGGTATCTGCGAAGGCAAAGAATTTTCTATTTGGATGTTTGCTGCGATCTAATCGTTCTACAATTAGATTGTATTCGTGCGAAAGCATTTTTCTTAATCGCGATTCGCAAACGTATCTCGAGTGAGGCTCTGCCCCGTAAATTGCATCGGAGAAATCCTTGTCGTACGCAGACATGGCCTTTGCAATAGTACCCGAAGCGGCTCCTGCTCTAAAGAAATGTCTTACCACTTCTTGTCCAGCACCGATTTCGGCAAAGGTCCCGTAAATGTCAGGATCTAGATTTATTTTTAACGCTTTTTGCTTCGAAGTTAGGATTACCCTATTTGTAGACATCTGACTAGTTTTGTTGCGCTAAACAAAGTTAAAGCCTTTTAATAAAACGACGCCCCGCTTTTCTTTGTTTATTTTACAAGCGTCGAAAAAATATGGCATGCAATTAACATTTCTGGGCACAGGAACATCTGCTGGGGTACCTCTTATTGGGTGCCACTGTGAGGTTTGTACCTCCACCAACCTAAAAGATAAACGTCTTAGATCCTCTGTTTGGATTTCGGACGACGATACTTCTATCGTGATAGATACCGGACCAGACTTTAGAAGCCAAATGTTGCAATACGGGGTAGAAAAGCTCGATGCCGTTGTTTTTACTCATGAGCATAGGGATCATATTGCTGGGTTGGATGATACGCGACCTTATTTTTTTTGGAGTGGAAAGCCTATGCAAATCTTTTGCGAATCGGCAGTAGAAAAAGCAATAAAAAGAGATTTTTACTATGCCTTTCAGGAGAATCCTTATCCGGGGTCGCCACAATTCGACTTGCACCAAATCGAAGAGAACAAATCCTTTAAAGTTGGTGGAATAGAAATTTTACCTCTGCGTGTTATTCATGGAGAACTTCCAGTTCTCGGATTTAAAATAAAGGAACTCGCATATATAACCGACGCTAATGCGTTGAGCGCCGAGACAGAAAAGGCAATAGATGGCTGCGATATTCTAATTTTAAATGCACTCCGTATCGAGGGGCATCATTCTCACTATAACTTGGAAGAGGCAATAGCAGTGGCAGAAAAGTCAAGGGCTAAAAAGGTGTATTTTACGCACGTTAGCCACCAACTCGGAACCACGGAAAGCGTGGAAAAGCTATTGCCGAAAAACATGTCTTTAGCCTACGATGGCCAGGTTATCCAATTTTAGAATATAGCTTACCTTTTGCTGCGGTGTAAAGGATTTCACCCTTTAGTTCCTTGTTGAGGAAAGGGGAGTTAAGGCTTTTAGATTTCACCTCAGCAACTGGGAAATTGTATTTTTTGTCGGTAGCAATTAAGTTGAAGTTGGCCTCGGTTCCAATTTCAAATCCAACGGTTTTTAACTTAAGGATTTTGGCAGGGTTTTCCGCCATTAGCTCAACCAGCTTATCTATAGGTAATACATCTGCAGCCCAAAGAGAACTAAATGCTGTTTGGAAATTAATAATTCCAAATTCTGCGTGGTCAAACTCTGTTTTTTTCGCTTCAATATCTACAGGGCTGTGGTCTGAGATTATGGCATCAACAATTCCCTCCTTACAAGCACTAATTAAAGCCTGACGATCTTGTTCTTTTCGGTAGGGAGGAAGTACTTTGTGTCGCGTGTCAAAATCTAGACAATCTTTATCGGTGTGAATTAATTGATGACTGGCTACAGCGCATGTTACCCTTACGCCCTCTTCTTTTGCTTTTTTAATTAGCGCTACAGATTCTTCGCAAGATATATGGCTGATATGAACGCTTCCACCACTGTATTTAGCTAGCTTTAAAATATTGGCTAAGGCCATTGATTCGGCAATATTTGGTATTGCTTTCAATCCGGTTTGCGACGATACAATGCTTTCATTTATTTGCCCTTCTTCAGCTAATGAATCAACTATGGGGAAAACCATGGGGAGCGCATCGATGCCCTGACAGTACTCCAATGCAGTTAATAGAAGCTTTTCGCTCAACTGCTTTTTCCCAGAAAAAAATGCGTAGGCTCCAGTGTGGGCCATGTCATGTAGTTCTGGGATGTCTGTGTTTGCACCTCCAACGGATAAAGTTCCGAGAGGGAGAAGGTTAATTTTTGAGCTTTGGTTAGCGGCTTTTACGTAGGAAATACCCGATTTGCTGTCTGCAACAGGTTCGTTAAAAGGATTTACCCCTACGTGAGTGTAGCCGCCGTATAATGCAGCTTCGGCTCCAGAAAGAAAATCTTCTCTGTGTTCCATACCCGGATCGCAAAAGGAACCAAGTAGATCTACAAAGCCGGGAGTTATTGAAAGTCCCTCGCCATTAATGCTTTTGGAATTTTTGGTTGCCTTAGGGTATTCTGAAATTTCCTTTATCCTTCCGCTCTCTACGGCTAAAACAATTTTTTTACCATTGAGTGGATGTTTGGTCGCTACTAGTGTAGCTCCAACTATTTCGAAAGTTGTCTGTTCTGCCATCTTATCCAAAGCATTTCGGTGAGTAAAAACAAAATTCCAAGCCCTATAAAAATAGGCCAAAGGGGGTAATCTTTTAATTGTAGGCTTTCCGTTATAGCCACACTTTTTTGAGCGGCATCAAACTCTAGGATTTTTATCCAATTGTTGTCGAAAGTTATCTCCTTTAATTCAGCTTCGCTGTAATGGGCTAATTGAGATTCCACTCTGTTTAAATTCATGGAAAATTGTCCCAGTACTTTTTCTTGGTCCTTTAGCTCATAATGTCCCGACATAAGTGGAAGCCGATCTAAAAACACCTTCACTTTTCTGCCCGTTTTCTGATAAGCTGGTATTAGTGCTTGATCTCCATTTACTATCGTGAGGTCTCCGATTATTTCCGCTGGAATGTTTATTAGAACCTCCTTGTCCTTCCCTATGTTATAGTAGCTTGGTTTGTTTCCTCCCGCATACTGGGTAGCTTTTAAAAAGAGAGGGGCAAAAAGCCCATGATTTGGGAAATTGGAGTTCTCTGGGCTTATATTAAATGGGAAGACAAATATATTTCCTGCTCCAATTGGGTGCTGGCTTAATACAACTTCATTGTTTTCAGCGCTTAATAAAACTTCTCCAGAGAAATTAGGGTTAAAACGGTAATGGCTCTTAACGGAGATGGGCTTTATTCGATCTGGTGAAGCTTTGAAAAGCGACTGCAAAAAGGAGCTTCTTAAATTTAGCTTGCTAACCTCTAAGCCTTGCGCCGACATTTCAGATGCGGAGCCTAATTGCAAATTCTCCACCAGTTGCTTAAAGGCAT contains:
- a CDS encoding TonB-dependent receptor — its product is MSTNRVILTSKQKALKINLDPDIYGTFAEIGAGQEVVRHFFRAGAASGTIAKAMSAYDKDFSDAIYGAEPHSRYVCESRLRKMLSHEYNLIVERLDRSKHPNRKFFAFADTVTTIDYRKTAKGHGWIGMRFQRHADEAPSDVILHVRLHDNDSGIQQEKIGDIGVNLLYGCYNYHEDPRELLKSLYDNLSRDHIEIDMINMEGPAFKNVDNRLLSLQLVKNGMTEAVMFGPDGKNLQPSDALYKKNILAIRGSFRPVTNVNIDMIMNGYSKFIADEKVDKDRLMVLFEITLNNLRAEGEIDEKDFLDRADILCSLGQTVLISNYQEYYKLIKYFSNFTQRRMGLIMGVTNMLELFKERYYRNLAGGMLEAFGILFMRDLKIYMYPQLDEEKDEVLNSSNCPIHYRHKPLYDYLVSNKRIVDLEDFDPTVLNIYSRKVLAMIKNGESGWEEMVPGYVDNIIKENRLFGYQPKEEVEETNKTQ
- a CDS encoding MBL fold metallo-hydrolase, producing the protein MQLTFLGTGTSAGVPLIGCHCEVCTSTNLKDKRLRSSVWISDDDTSIVIDTGPDFRSQMLQYGVEKLDAVVFTHEHRDHIAGLDDTRPYFFWSGKPMQIFCESAVEKAIKRDFYYAFQENPYPGSPQFDLHQIEENKSFKVGGIEILPLRVIHGELPVLGFKIKELAYITDANALSAETEKAIDGCDILILNALRIEGHHSHYNLEEAIAVAEKSRAKKVYFTHVSHQLGTTESVEKLLPKNMSLAYDGQVIQF
- a CDS encoding dihydroorotase translates to MAEQTTFEIVGATLVATKHPLNGKKIVLAVESGRIKEISEYPKATKNSKSINGEGLSITPGFVDLLGSFCDPGMEHREDFLSGAEAALYGGYTHVGVNPFNEPVADSKSGISYVKAANQSSKINLLPLGTLSVGGANTDIPELHDMAHTGAYAFFSGKKQLSEKLLLTALEYCQGIDALPMVFPIVDSLAEEGQINESIVSSQTGLKAIPNIAESMALANILKLAKYSGGSVHISHISCEESVALIKKAKEEGVRVTCAVASHQLIHTDKDCLDFDTRHKVLPPYRKEQDRQALISACKEGIVDAIISDHSPVDIEAKKTEFDHAEFGIINFQTAFSSLWAADVLPIDKLVELMAENPAKILKLKTVGFEIGTEANFNLIATDKKYNFPVAEVKSKSLNSPFLNKELKGEILYTAAKGKLYSKIG